A genomic stretch from Candidatus Krumholzibacteriia bacterium includes:
- a CDS encoding metallophosphoesterase, giving the protein MPSCLFVSDLHGQPGRYRALFDVVARERPAALFVGGDLFPHEMAKLPAIPGGTEGFLAGFLADRLRALRAALGPDYPRVFVILGNDDARFHEAAVLRYAAEGLWTYVHRRCVSFEDWLVCGYATIPPSPFQLKDWERYDVSRYVDPGCVPPEGGRRTIAVPERELQWATIADELERLAEGRELSRALCLFHCPPHRTLIDRADLDGKTIDHAPVDVHIGSIAVRRFLERHRPWMGLHGHVHEAARLTGHWSDRVGDTPIVSAAHDGPELALVRFEPEAPEAATRELIAPIEV; this is encoded by the coding sequence ATGCCGTCCTGTCTCTTCGTCAGCGACCTCCATGGTCAGCCCGGACGCTATCGCGCTCTCTTCGACGTCGTCGCCCGCGAACGTCCCGCTGCGCTGTTCGTCGGAGGCGACCTCTTCCCGCACGAAATGGCGAAACTCCCCGCGATCCCCGGCGGCACCGAGGGATTCCTCGCGGGGTTCCTCGCCGATCGACTGCGCGCGTTGCGAGCGGCACTGGGACCGGACTATCCACGCGTCTTCGTGATCCTGGGCAACGACGACGCCCGCTTCCACGAGGCCGCGGTGCTCCGCTACGCGGCCGAGGGCCTGTGGACCTACGTCCACCGCCGCTGCGTGTCCTTCGAGGACTGGCTGGTGTGCGGCTACGCCACCATTCCCCCCAGTCCGTTCCAACTGAAGGACTGGGAGCGCTACGACGTCTCCCGCTACGTCGATCCCGGCTGTGTGCCGCCCGAAGGCGGACGACGGACCATCGCGGTGCCCGAACGCGAGCTGCAGTGGGCCACCATCGCCGACGAACTCGAACGTCTGGCCGAAGGCCGCGAGTTGTCGCGCGCACTCTGCCTGTTCCACTGCCCACCGCACCGCACGCTCATCGACCGGGCGGATCTCGACGGAAAGACGATCGACCACGCGCCGGTCGACGTGCACATCGGCAGCATCGCCGTCCGCCGGTTCCTCGAACGGCACCGGCCGTGGATGGGCCTGCACGGCCACGTGCACGAGGCTGCACGCCTGACCGGCCACTGGAGCGATCGGGTGGGGGACACACCGATCGTGAGCGCGGCCCACGACGGACCCGAACTCGCCCTCGTCCGTTTCGAACCCGAGGCGCCCGAAGCCGCCACGCGGGAGCTCATCGCCCCGATCGAGGTCTAG
- a CDS encoding PEP/pyruvate-binding domain-containing protein: MNEGRAYRGLLEDLRERAKELECLYRVEEELARPDDSLEESLQRVVGLIPGGWQYPENCAALLEVEGQVYRSQEFEPTPQMIHAEIEVQGRILGRLAVYYLQDSPPEDEGPFLFEEVRLIRSLADRLAHHILYSNLQQSQLVGGGNGGDVLDWARGLRLLREADREQYARLSRRMLNHLVSMGVTPAADMLGRRAAELAESDNENQPERTVATDRELLLSDAPFDLASNHLSNDEIMSLVQQWLYEEKVAAFNKVLADPKASLGEVADALRRFRSVSTDIQQHSRSTVAGLRASLLRRTLSSQTEFIRLARDYVDPFDFVELFDHLVVSDQGHGTVGGKSAGLLLANWILDRRGAEDPDVPRVKVPRAWFLTSDSMVAFIKHNDLEGVIEQKYKEIDEVRQEYPNIVQLFKSSAFPPEIVKGLSVALDDLGEGTPLIVRSSSLLEDRLGTAFSGKYKSLFVSNLGTKRERLNALIDAIAEVYASVFGPDPIEYRRDRGLLDFHEEMGVLIQAVVGKRVGRWFLPAFAGVAFSRNEFRWSPRIRREDGIVRVVPGLGTRAVDRTADDYPVLSVPGRPGLRANVAIDEIIRYSPRWVDCIDLEDGRFVTITLEELLREAGTDLPGFELVFSSVDGDRLRPAHPLLTDPERVELVCDFEGLLSNSTFSQDVRRILDILEDALESPVDIEFAHDGEQLYLLQCRPQSSSSDERADAIPQDLDQRQVVFTANRYVNNGHVPDLTHMVYVDPLRYAELPGEREMREVGHAVGRLNELLPKRQFALVGPGRWGSRGDIKLGVPITYSEINNTALLIEVARNKGGYVPDLSFGTHFFQDLVESQIRYLPLYPDESGVVFNEPFFTRSENLLVQLAPEYAHLEAVLKVIDVPSVTDGHVLRVLLNAELDQAVAMICDPEDPGSSLVAPPPSPLSTPARAVAESWRWRQRMAERIARRIQPAESGVVAMYLFGSVKNGTAGPGSDIDLLIHFRGDEAQRADLQRWLDGWSECLAELNYLRTGYHVDSLLDVHFIDDGDIEEQTSFASKIGAITDAAAPLPLDGKDEV, encoded by the coding sequence ATGAATGAAGGCCGTGCCTACCGTGGACTGCTCGAAGACCTGCGCGAACGCGCGAAGGAACTCGAATGCCTGTATCGGGTCGAGGAAGAGCTCGCCAGGCCCGACGACTCCCTCGAGGAATCCCTGCAGCGGGTGGTCGGCCTGATCCCCGGCGGGTGGCAGTATCCCGAGAACTGTGCGGCGCTGCTCGAGGTCGAGGGCCAGGTCTACCGTTCGCAGGAGTTCGAGCCCACCCCGCAGATGATCCACGCCGAAATCGAAGTGCAGGGGCGGATCCTGGGCCGCCTGGCCGTCTACTACCTGCAGGACAGTCCGCCCGAGGACGAAGGGCCCTTCCTCTTCGAGGAGGTGCGGCTGATCCGGTCGCTCGCCGACCGCCTGGCCCACCACATCCTCTACTCGAACCTCCAGCAGTCCCAGCTCGTCGGCGGGGGCAACGGGGGGGACGTCCTCGACTGGGCACGGGGACTGCGCCTGCTCCGCGAAGCCGACCGGGAGCAGTACGCTCGGCTCTCGCGGCGTATGCTGAACCACCTGGTGAGCATGGGCGTGACCCCCGCGGCGGACATGCTCGGCCGCCGCGCCGCCGAACTCGCGGAATCGGACAACGAGAACCAGCCCGAACGCACCGTCGCGACCGACCGCGAGCTCCTGCTCTCGGATGCGCCCTTCGACCTGGCTTCGAACCACCTGAGCAACGACGAGATCATGTCGTTGGTGCAGCAGTGGCTGTACGAGGAGAAGGTCGCCGCCTTCAACAAGGTGCTGGCCGACCCCAAGGCGTCGCTGGGAGAGGTGGCCGACGCACTGCGTCGCTTCCGCAGCGTGTCGACGGACATCCAGCAGCACTCGCGTTCGACGGTGGCGGGCCTTCGTGCATCGCTGCTGCGCCGGACCCTTTCGTCGCAGACCGAGTTCATCCGCCTGGCCCGCGACTACGTCGATCCCTTCGACTTCGTCGAGCTCTTCGATCACCTCGTGGTGTCCGACCAGGGCCACGGCACGGTCGGCGGCAAGAGTGCCGGCCTGCTGCTGGCGAACTGGATCCTCGACCGGCGCGGAGCCGAGGATCCCGACGTGCCGCGGGTGAAGGTGCCGCGCGCGTGGTTCCTGACCTCGGACAGCATGGTCGCTTTCATCAAGCACAACGATCTCGAGGGCGTGATCGAGCAGAAGTACAAGGAGATCGACGAGGTTCGGCAGGAGTATCCGAACATCGTCCAGCTCTTCAAGTCGTCGGCCTTCCCGCCGGAGATCGTGAAGGGGTTGTCGGTCGCCCTCGACGACCTCGGTGAGGGCACGCCACTGATCGTGCGGAGCAGCTCGCTGCTCGAGGATCGTCTGGGGACCGCCTTCTCGGGCAAGTACAAGAGTCTGTTCGTGTCGAACCTCGGAACCAAGCGTGAGCGGTTGAACGCATTGATCGACGCGATCGCCGAGGTCTACGCCTCGGTCTTCGGTCCCGACCCCATCGAGTACCGCCGCGATCGCGGTCTGCTGGACTTCCACGAGGAGATGGGCGTCCTGATCCAGGCCGTGGTGGGCAAGCGCGTGGGGCGGTGGTTCCTGCCGGCCTTCGCCGGCGTGGCCTTCAGCCGCAACGAGTTCCGCTGGTCGCCGCGGATCCGCCGCGAGGACGGGATCGTGCGCGTGGTGCCCGGATTGGGTACGCGCGCGGTCGACCGCACCGCTGACGACTACCCGGTGCTCAGTGTACCCGGTCGCCCCGGACTGCGAGCGAACGTGGCGATCGACGAGATCATCCGCTACTCGCCGCGCTGGGTCGACTGCATCGACCTCGAGGACGGCCGCTTCGTGACCATCACACTCGAAGAGTTGCTGCGGGAGGCGGGAACCGACCTCCCGGGGTTCGAACTCGTGTTCTCGTCGGTCGACGGCGATCGACTGCGACCGGCGCACCCTCTGTTGACCGATCCCGAACGCGTCGAGTTGGTGTGTGACTTCGAGGGTCTGCTCTCGAACTCGACCTTCTCGCAGGACGTCCGGCGGATCCTCGACATTCTCGAGGATGCGCTCGAGAGCCCGGTCGACATCGAGTTCGCCCACGACGGCGAGCAGCTCTACCTGTTGCAGTGCCGCCCGCAGAGCTCGTCGTCCGACGAGCGCGCCGACGCCATTCCCCAGGACCTCGACCAGCGTCAGGTGGTGTTCACCGCCAACCGCTACGTGAACAACGGTCACGTACCCGACCTGACGCACATGGTGTACGTCGATCCTCTGCGGTACGCCGAGTTGCCCGGAGAACGCGAGATGCGCGAAGTGGGCCACGCCGTGGGTCGTCTGAACGAATTGCTGCCCAAACGCCAGTTCGCATTGGTGGGACCGGGCCGCTGGGGCAGCCGGGGAGACATCAAGCTGGGCGTGCCGATCACCTACTCCGAGATCAACAACACGGCCCTGTTGATCGAGGTCGCCCGCAACAAGGGTGGCTACGTTCCCGATCTCAGCTTCGGGACCCATTTCTTCCAGGACCTCGTGGAGTCCCAGATCCGCTATCTGCCACTCTATCCCGACGAGAGCGGCGTCGTGTTCAACGAGCCCTTCTTCACGCGGTCGGAGAACCTGCTCGTGCAGCTGGCTCCCGAGTACGCGCACCTCGAGGCGGTGTTGAAGGTGATCGACGTGCCGTCGGTGACCGACGGCCACGTGCTCCGGGTGCTCCTGAACGCCGAACTCGACCAGGCGGTGGCCATGATCTGTGATCCGGAGGACCCGGGGTCGAGCCTCGTCGCGCCACCGCCCTCGCCACTGTCGACGCCCGCGCGCGCGGTGGCCGAGAGCTGGCGTTGGCGACAGCGCATGGCCGAGCGCATCGCGCGGCGGATCCAGCCCGCGGAGAGCGGCGTGGTCGCCATGTACCTCTTCGGCAGCGTCAAGAACGGCACGGCCGGGCCGGGGAGCGACATCGACCTCCTGATCCACTTCCGAGGCGACGAGGCGCAGCGCGCGGACCTTCAACGCTGGCTCGATGGCTGGAGCGAGTGCCTGGCCGAATTGAACTACCTGCGGACGGGATACCACGTCGACAGTCTGCTCGACGTGCACTTCATCGACGACGGGGACATCGAGGAGCAGACGAGTTTCGCGTCCAAGATCGGGGCGATCACCGATGCCGCGGCGCCCCTGCCGCTCGACGGAAAGGACGAGGTCTAG
- a CDS encoding Glu/Leu/Phe/Val dehydrogenase, translating into METVARERAYNPFEVAQSQFDNIAEQIGLDDGMRQLLRNPMREFHFNIPVRLDDGSTRVFRGFRVQHNDARGPGKGGIRFHPQETIDTVRALAMWMTWKTAVVDIPLGGSKGGVICDPHELSMREQEQICRGWVRQVARDIGPISDVPAPDVMTNSQHMLWMLDEYEHIAGQHMPGMITGKPVGMGGSLGRTQATGYGVIYTLREALREKDLDPQNCIASVQGFGNVAQYAIELFDQLGGSVTCVSSWDQKDRRSYCFRRPGGVDLEQLRGVTDRFGGIDKEKAQDLGYELLPGEQWIEQEVDILIPCALENQINEDNVGLVSDRVKIVAEGANGPTTPEADAALRKRGTFVIPDFLANAGGVSCSYFEQVQSNMNYYWDMDEVLGKLDTIMTAAYLDVSNFAEKKHLEMRDAAQVLAVSRVAQACHDRGWL; encoded by the coding sequence ATGGAGACCGTGGCTCGCGAGCGTGCGTACAACCCCTTCGAGGTCGCCCAGTCCCAGTTCGACAACATCGCCGAACAGATCGGACTCGACGACGGAATGCGTCAGCTCTTGCGCAATCCCATGCGCGAGTTCCACTTCAACATCCCGGTGCGCCTGGACGACGGATCGACGCGGGTCTTCCGCGGCTTCCGCGTGCAGCACAACGATGCGCGCGGACCGGGCAAGGGAGGGATCCGCTTCCACCCGCAGGAGACCATCGACACCGTGCGGGCCCTGGCCATGTGGATGACGTGGAAGACCGCGGTGGTCGACATCCCGCTGGGCGGCAGCAAGGGCGGCGTGATCTGCGATCCGCACGAGCTGAGCATGCGCGAGCAGGAGCAGATCTGCCGCGGCTGGGTGCGCCAGGTCGCGCGCGACATCGGCCCGATCTCCGACGTCCCCGCTCCCGACGTGATGACCAACTCGCAGCACATGCTGTGGATGCTCGACGAGTACGAGCACATCGCCGGCCAGCACATGCCGGGCATGATCACCGGCAAGCCCGTGGGCATGGGCGGTTCGCTCGGGCGAACGCAGGCCACCGGCTACGGCGTGATCTACACGCTCCGCGAGGCCCTGCGCGAGAAGGACCTCGACCCGCAGAACTGCATCGCCAGCGTGCAGGGCTTCGGCAACGTCGCCCAGTACGCGATCGAACTCTTCGACCAGCTCGGCGGTTCGGTGACCTGCGTGTCGTCGTGGGATCAGAAGGACCGTCGCTCCTACTGCTTCCGCCGTCCGGGCGGGGTCGATCTCGAGCAGCTGCGCGGGGTGACCGATCGCTTCGGCGGGATCGACAAGGAGAAGGCCCAGGACCTGGGCTACGAGCTCCTCCCCGGTGAGCAGTGGATCGAGCAGGAGGTCGACATCCTCATCCCCTGCGCGCTCGAGAACCAGATCAACGAGGACAACGTGGGTCTGGTGAGCGACCGCGTGAAGATCGTGGCCGAGGGTGCGAACGGACCGACCACGCCGGAGGCCGACGCGGCCCTGCGCAAGCGCGGCACCTTTGTCATTCCCGACTTCCTGGCCAACGCCGGCGGGGTCAGCTGCAGTTACTTCGAGCAGGTCCAGAGCAACATGAACTACTACTGGGACATGGACGAGGTCCTGGGCAAGCTCGACACGATCATGACCGCGGCCTATCTCGACGTCAGCAACTTCGCCGAGAAGAAGCACCTCGAGATGCGCGACGCCGCACAGGTCCTGGCCGTGAGCCGGGTGGCGCAGGCCTGCCACGACCGCGGCTGGCTCTGA
- a CDS encoding DUF2723 domain-containing protein has protein sequence MTTHHPWLQKIPVRRLVPWTTALIALVVYVRTSHPGLAGGDSGELVAVAHELGVAHPPGYPLYTLLGHVWQAALGPVDPARSLNLMSAVAQALASGVLAGAVLRWTGRPLAGLAAGLAWAFTAPVWKMALVAEVFALNGLLAATLVACLFALLVDTGDHGPAPPRRRAVWPWTAIFLVCGLLVAHHHTLVLLAVPVVVVASVRIARRTRGLVAPWRLVGHAVVGAAVGASPLLLLPIRARAGDVLAWGDPVDPRGFLHHLLRRDYGTLSLEPESSGLVADVSHVGLWLRSIPVESGAPAALLAAVGAAVLVRRAIAGPERTASQSMAAVVLGFLGLQAWFFTRVGFPAEPLYLGVVERFWVLPSMIVALLAGLGVARIADVAPRTVTAGVVAVSVLWPVVDHGRTVDQSKNSFVEDLIANVVVSVPEGGALFVQGDLFHNGLAVVTRVRDRRPDLAWADQEILTYGWGVRRTRERHPGLLPEPLGRDDRYAGDDPASWNVHWFDHLYGRRPVAVVGVKEDSYAARYATVPRGLVSQVVPRDAVPTLERQARVALDLMGDLRWRSWYRRQDPRGFEAADRWRLDEFATRTCLLVSQPFARTWTREGVPGIAALEEFLDVLVARPDAASTDLLRAAGLASVVGSELRDPVRARRLLEAFLRRETSGDRAEEARRVLRGL, from the coding sequence ATGACCACCCATCACCCGTGGCTGCAGAAGATCCCGGTGCGCCGCCTCGTCCCGTGGACGACGGCCCTGATCGCCCTGGTGGTCTACGTGCGCACCTCGCATCCGGGCCTCGCGGGCGGCGATTCGGGTGAGCTGGTCGCGGTCGCGCACGAACTCGGGGTCGCGCATCCTCCGGGCTATCCGCTGTACACGCTGCTCGGACACGTGTGGCAGGCGGCTCTGGGTCCCGTGGATCCGGCTCGGAGTCTGAACCTGATGTCGGCCGTGGCCCAGGCGCTCGCGTCGGGGGTGCTGGCCGGGGCCGTCCTGCGGTGGACGGGCCGGCCGCTCGCGGGACTGGCCGCCGGGCTGGCCTGGGCGTTCACCGCACCCGTATGGAAGATGGCGCTCGTCGCCGAGGTCTTCGCGCTCAACGGTCTGCTCGCCGCGACGCTCGTCGCGTGCCTGTTCGCGTTGTTGGTCGACACCGGGGACCACGGTCCCGCACCGCCCCGGCGACGTGCCGTGTGGCCCTGGACCGCGATCTTCCTGGTGTGCGGACTCCTGGTCGCACACCACCACACGCTGGTGCTGCTGGCCGTCCCGGTGGTCGTGGTCGCGAGCGTGCGCATCGCGCGACGGACGCGCGGGCTCGTGGCCCCGTGGCGATTGGTGGGACACGCGGTGGTGGGTGCCGCCGTCGGTGCGAGCCCGCTGCTCCTGCTGCCGATCCGGGCGCGAGCCGGAGACGTCCTGGCGTGGGGGGATCCCGTCGATCCGCGCGGTTTCCTGCACCACCTGCTGCGGAGAGACTACGGAACCCTCTCCCTGGAGCCGGAGTCCTCGGGACTGGTCGCCGACGTCTCGCACGTCGGCCTGTGGCTGCGGTCGATCCCCGTCGAATCGGGGGCGCCCGCCGCGCTCCTGGCCGCCGTCGGAGCGGCGGTCCTCGTGCGTCGCGCGATCGCCGGCCCCGAGCGCACCGCCTCGCAGTCGATGGCCGCCGTCGTGCTCGGGTTCCTCGGGTTGCAGGCGTGGTTCTTCACGCGCGTCGGTTTTCCGGCCGAGCCACTCTACCTGGGCGTGGTCGAGCGCTTCTGGGTCCTGCCGTCGATGATCGTCGCCCTGCTCGCCGGACTGGGGGTGGCCCGGATCGCCGACGTCGCTCCCCGGACCGTGACCGCCGGTGTGGTCGCGGTGTCCGTGCTCTGGCCCGTGGTCGACCACGGACGCACGGTCGACCAGAGCAAGAACTCCTTCGTGGAGGACCTGATCGCGAACGTCGTGGTCTCGGTGCCCGAGGGTGGCGCTCTGTTCGTGCAGGGCGACCTCTTCCACAACGGCCTGGCCGTCGTCACCCGTGTCCGCGACCGGCGGCCCGACCTCGCCTGGGCCGACCAGGAGATCCTCACCTACGGCTGGGGTGTGCGGCGCACCCGCGAGCGGCATCCCGGTCTGCTGCCCGAACCGCTCGGTCGTGACGATCGCTACGCGGGTGACGACCCTGCCTCGTGGAACGTGCATTGGTTCGACCACCTGTACGGACGTCGACCGGTCGCGGTGGTCGGTGTCAAGGAGGACAGCTACGCGGCGCGCTACGCCACCGTCCCGCGGGGGCTCGTGTCGCAGGTGGTCCCTCGTGACGCCGTGCCCACGTTGGAACGGCAGGCGCGCGTGGCCCTCGACCTGATGGGCGATCTCCGCTGGCGCAGCTGGTACCGGAGACAGGATCCGAGGGGTTTCGAGGCCGCCGATCGCTGGCGGCTGGACGAGTTCGCCACGCGAACGTGTCTGCTCGTGTCCCAACCCTTCGCGCGGACTTGGACGCGCGAAGGCGTTCCGGGAATCGCCGCTCTCGAAGAGTTCCTCGACGTCCTCGTGGCACGACCCGACGCGGCATCCACAGATCTCCTGCGTGCCGCCGGACTGGCCAGCGTCGTCGGTTCGGAGCTGCGCGATCCGGTGCGGGCCCGCCGGTTGCTCGAAGCCTTCCTGCGCCGGGAGACGTCGGGCGACCGGGCCGAGGAGGCCCGCCGCGTCCTCCGTGGCCTGTGA
- a CDS encoding PEP/pyruvate-binding domain-containing protein, which translates to MGGSAERPVDDFRRRSGGVGPGIHRIGAGEIGGKAAGLVFLRDEVVGRIDTSRFDGLSIDVPPMSVLGTQVFEAFVGRNDLDIERLSGRSDAWIAHVFQRANLPPTVVGDLHALIRGQRRPLAVRSSSRLEDALAHPFAGVYGTKMLPNDQIDSSTRFRRLLEAIKYVYGTTWSAAARSYHASLGHEVGDESMAVVLQEVVGRRHGDRYYPDLSGVARSWNPYPLPGCEPEDGVVSLALGLGRQIVDGGLSWTYCPRRPRVQPPWADVADRARNTQTTFWAVNMGPPPAHDPTRETEYLVELDLARAEDDGRIDRFVSSWDRANDRLRPGRIGPRGTPRVLDYAPLLQYGDLPFNDLVTALIEAARDASGAEIELEFAATFGDGPRDPAHLSVLQLRPMAVQADTVEVDEAELHDPRAVVASTSVLGDGDEELHDVVFVEPEGFDRSYTRDVAAELATINDDLVREGRPYVLLGFGRWGSSDPWLGIPVVWGQISGVRVLVEASLQELSADPSQGSHFLHNLVGRGAMMLTVPRSQQPPIDWERLRAMPEIRRTRWCRHVRSPAPLRVRVDGRRRRGVVLSHE; encoded by the coding sequence ATGGGAGGATCCGCGGAACGACCCGTGGACGACTTCCGGCGCCGCTCCGGAGGAGTGGGGCCGGGAATCCACCGCATCGGTGCGGGCGAGATCGGCGGCAAGGCCGCCGGTCTCGTCTTCCTGCGCGACGAGGTCGTCGGCCGCATCGACACGAGCCGCTTCGACGGTCTGTCGATCGACGTCCCTCCCATGTCGGTGCTCGGCACGCAGGTGTTCGAGGCCTTCGTCGGGCGCAACGATCTGGACATCGAGCGGCTCTCGGGGCGTTCCGACGCCTGGATCGCCCACGTCTTCCAGCGCGCGAACCTGCCGCCGACGGTGGTCGGCGATCTGCACGCGCTGATCCGCGGGCAGCGACGCCCGTTGGCCGTGCGCTCGAGCAGCCGGCTCGAGGACGCCCTGGCGCACCCCTTCGCGGGCGTGTACGGCACCAAGATGCTGCCCAACGACCAGATCGATTCGTCCACGCGATTCCGGCGGCTGCTCGAGGCGATCAAGTACGTGTACGGCACCACGTGGTCGGCGGCGGCGCGCTCGTACCACGCCTCGCTCGGCCACGAGGTGGGCGACGAGTCCATGGCGGTGGTGCTTCAGGAGGTGGTGGGACGTCGCCACGGCGATCGCTACTACCCCGACCTCTCCGGCGTGGCGCGGTCCTGGAATCCCTACCCGTTGCCCGGTTGCGAGCCCGAGGACGGGGTCGTGAGCCTGGCCCTGGGTCTGGGGCGGCAGATCGTCGACGGAGGGCTCAGCTGGACCTACTGCCCGCGCCGGCCGCGCGTGCAGCCGCCCTGGGCCGACGTCGCCGACCGCGCGCGTAATACGCAGACCACGTTCTGGGCGGTCAACATGGGTCCGCCGCCGGCGCACGATCCCACCCGCGAGACCGAATACCTGGTCGAGCTCGACCTCGCCCGCGCCGAGGACGACGGACGGATCGACCGCTTCGTGTCGAGCTGGGATCGTGCGAACGACCGCTTGCGTCCGGGTCGGATCGGACCGCGGGGCACACCGCGGGTCCTGGACTACGCACCGCTGCTGCAGTACGGCGACCTGCCCTTCAACGATCTCGTGACCGCGCTGATCGAGGCTGCCCGCGACGCGAGCGGGGCCGAGATCGAACTGGAGTTCGCCGCGACCTTCGGGGATGGTCCGCGCGACCCGGCGCACCTGAGCGTGCTGCAGTTGCGTCCCATGGCGGTGCAGGCCGACACGGTCGAGGTCGACGAGGCCGAGCTGCACGATCCGCGGGCGGTCGTGGCGTCGACCTCGGTCCTCGGCGACGGCGACGAGGAACTCCACGACGTGGTGTTCGTGGAACCCGAGGGCTTCGACCGCTCGTACACCCGCGACGTCGCCGCCGAGCTCGCCACGATCAACGACGACCTGGTGCGCGAGGGCCGCCCTTACGTGCTGCTGGGCTTCGGTCGGTGGGGAAGTTCCGACCCCTGGTTGGGAATCCCGGTCGTCTGGGGCCAGATCAGTGGTGTCAGGGTCCTCGTCGAGGCGTCCCTGCAGGAACTCTCGGCCGATCCCAGTCAGGGATCCCACTTCTTGCACAACCTCGTGGGACGCGGTGCGATGATGCTGACCGTGCCCCGGAGCCAACAACCGCCGATCGACTGGGAGCGCCTGCGGGCGATGCCCGAGATCCGTCGCACCCGCTGGTGCCGTCACGTCCGCTCGCCCGCGCCGCTGAGGGTGCGGGTCGACGGTCGCCGGCGCCGAGGAGTCGTCCTGAGTCATGAATGA